In a single window of the Acyrthosiphon pisum isolate AL4f chromosome X, pea_aphid_22Mar2018_4r6ur, whole genome shotgun sequence genome:
- the LOC100167122 gene encoding uncharacterized protein LOC100167122: MLSHPRGVRSRSRFSRSIIRDVDKALPSTSSVADKNKCAKNELNDKKNKDSSVTKKTAKAIKAEEKLLKNNEEASKKGDKKKEDIANSTPRNKQSVKWDPEITETKDPVRNSKTKKEMKEILKKEIKKEIDSDTVDDNQIIEEKKGEKKKYTRNLFGKSVRKTTKKEKVVKVKSANTGLPGMRKMRAIKEQIKTFVKENTPFKKSKRGASNTQQDASNKGKPDEEVPKLTRSKTKEDLPTKSRRVSVLSDLADSSSIVQLTQSGVLVENLIKIKKEEGSEKKKTVRKKKDDKEEKASSNDITPTPVNIENVPFDKDSPVVVGDNLVVYYGDKQATTYDAKVINVCDIEGVMKYYVHYKGWNSRYDEWIDVMRIAYKTKDPEPGPEVDNDADSSKSSPPEQKNVDSKKVPSTSSRTRRSVTPLTSNSNIKKSPFSSARPTRTCTLTDRPLFNIDNSDSDGEYTVSVGSSKQYNKKKVIKSEPGVVIKTEPLDTDNQKKTLYPKTYPSKEVLMQRSAPRKSKACVIKVHANKSEEVEVSEKVTLKPPFDFNFVMPPPSDSIKPNADDEIVETHSESKIDNTMQIEPKVAPNHYLSPKEKSERNDLEHITESTKCGNGEVRIKSEPLPIPTKSEISSIIYYSSSSEDEEQNQLKKVTDVISSSLDDKSDESKISGTDFDLNKIRSEMKGLMPTSTNSNNDIIQNTEPFILDQQIEIEVPKINEPVTDVYEFKESESCNFDTISSVTEDKFCRSIRHDSPKLLNLEKSDELPRVIDSPALEEVVEQNGSMIPFVPNSNSIYSFDNNVEMKVNENLNIINEIENPIMRNQSDNESNESQNLMISDVTVDTPSTKEIEQHFQDESVSDLKDEVLDLCMKPPESPPTNIFSMPEQNELNGMVIEEDDDDEDDDESKLVIAENDKIETDYQMDSDLVVISEEHNSSNGQIDENIDTHSLPPLPPSVHTNIELECKSSSQVKRDISIPKDTDDESTTSCNESIQNALIQSFQMYSHFENHSSQNRLYMDNIDENTKSGFEFDSNSRSPTDEDREIIETGTKLSINVPSINDKPKICDFEVENVKVKIEKEKTMVLPELQCREEIVDEDTLNNALVIEYNRKAAEYDIHKPSTSKGFFDSINQPGTSKDSFYETDTSSDTKNSFFEASQTVKNVIFDTNVPGKSSLFDPNIPSCSSKDFYDQNIPSTSKSSFYENSLPSTSKSFYNPESDVNSVLFCEETIPGSPTGTSEEQYDQEERKKALQALYEEREAASAMYAMNQSFRRPMITLMGATEEEMEEYTNILQKDGALLDQRHLQFLAEISSRNLGININEPSVTESLEREPETIVEKIVKPPEKLQSKRRISSHEQPSKRCKLSTTTAPTPSVSHVEKSDEEKIPIPLKDGKPLVVYTPDMDSAQRQAVIIAKMNDLRKEYSTVKGRLTVIDRRKKKIKKRKREQAKAASLNQNKHSQIASGASTSK; the protein is encoded by the exons ATGTTGAGTCATCCAAGAGGAGTTAGATCGCGCAGCAGATTTAGTCGCAGCATTATTAGGGATGTTGATAAGGCGTTGCCTAGCACCTCATCTGTggctgataaaaataaatgtgcaaaaaatgaattgaatgataaaaaaaataaggattcttctgtaacaaaaaaaacagcCAAAGCTATTAAAGCTgaagaaaaacttttaaagaATAATGAAGAAGCTTCAAAGAaaggtgataaaaaaaaagaagatattgCTAATAGTACACCACGtaataaacaatcagtgaaatgGGATCCTGAAATAACAGAAACAAAAGATCCGGTTAGAAattctaaaactaaaaaagaaatgaaagaaattttaaaaaaagagatAAAAAAAGAGATAGATTCTGATACAGTTGAtgataatcaaattattgaagaGAAAAaaggagagaaaaaaaaatatacaagaaatttatttggaaaatcAGTGCGAAAAActactaaaaaagaaaaagttgtTAAAGTAAAATCTGCAAATACGGGTTTACCAGGTATGAGAAAAATGAGAGCTATCAAagaacaaattaaaacatttgttaaAGAAAATACTCCATTCAAAAAGTCTAAAAGAGGAGCTTCTAATACCCAGCAAGATGCTTCAAATAAAGGAAAACCCGATGAAGAAGTaccaaaa cttaCACGATCAAAAACCAAAGAAGATTTACCTACTAAATCAAGGAGAGTATCAGTATTAAGTGATCTGGCTGACAGTTCTTCTATTGTCCAACTTACACAGTCTGGAGTTCTCGTagaaaatctaattaaaattaaaaaggagGAAGGATCTGAAAAGAAGAAAACTGTAAGAAAGAAAAAGGATGATAAAGAGGAGAAAGCGTCTTCAAATGATATAACTCCTACACCTGT taatattgaaaatgtaccaTTTGATAAAGACTCACCAGTGGTTGTTGGAGATAATTTAGTAGTATATTATGGAGATAAACAAGCAACAACTTATGATGCAAaa gtTATTAATGTGTGTGATATTGAAGGAGTAATGAAATATTACGTACATTATAAAGGATGGAATTCACGTTATGATGAATGGATAGATGTAATGCGTATTGCTTATAAAACTAAGGATCCAGAACCAGGACCTGAAGTAGATAATGATGCGGATTCTTCAAAAAGTAGTCCTCCAGAA caAAAAAATGTGGATTCAAAAAAGGTACCATCAACAAGTAGCAGAACCAGAAGGTCAGTTACTCCACTCAcatcaaattcaaatataaaaaaatcaccttTCAGCAGTGCTCGACCTACTAGAACATGTACTTTGACCGATCGTCCATTATTCAATAttg ATAATTCTGATTCCGATGGAGAATACACAGTAAGTGTGGGATCATCCAAACAATACAATAAGAAAAAAGTCATAAAATCTGAACCTGGTGTTGTTATAAAAACTGAGCCATTAGATACTGATAATCAGAAAAAAACGCTTTATCCTAAGACATATCCTAGTAAAGAAGTACTTATGCAGCGAAGTGCACCAAGAAAATCAAAGGCATGTGTGATTAAAGTTCATGCCAATAAATCTGAAGAAGTTGAAGTTAGTGAAAAAGTTACTCTTAAACCGccgtttgattttaattttgtgatgCCACCACCAAGTGATAGTATAAAACCAAATGCAGATGATGAAATTGTAGAAACACATAGTGAAAGTAAAATAGACAATACTATGCAAATTGAGCCAAAAGTTGCTCCAAATCATTATTTGTCACCTAAAGAAAAATCTGAAAGAAATGATCTAGAACATATCACAGAATCTACAAAATGTGGGAATGGAGAAGTCAGAATTAAATCCGAGCCTTTACCAATTCCAACAAAGTCAGAAATTTCTAGTATCATTTATTACTCATCGTCCTCTGAAGATGAAgaacaaaatcaattaaaaaaagtaactgaTGTCATCTCTTCTTCATTAGATGATAAATCTGATGAATCTAAAATATCTGGTACCGATTTTGATCTTAACAAAATAAGATCAGAAATGAAGGGGCTAATGCCAACTTCAAccaatagtaataatgatattattcaaaatacagaACCATTCATATTGGATCAACAAATAGAAATAGAAgttccaaaaattaatgaaccAGTTACAgatgtttatgaatttaaagAATCTGAATCGTGTAATTTTGATACTATTTCTTCTGTCACTGAAGACAAATTTTGTAGATCTATCAGACATGATTCGCCAAAATTACTTAACTTAGAAAAATCTGATGAGCTACCAAGAGTCATTGATTCTCCAGCACTAGAGGAAGTAGTTGAACAAAATGGGTCCATGATACCATTTGTGCCTAACAGCAATAGCATTTATTCATTTGATAATAATGTTGAAAtgaaagttaatgaaaatttgaacattataaaTGAAATCGAAAATCCAATTATGAGAAATCAATCTGACAATGAGTCTAATGAATCACAAAACTTAATGATAAGTGATGTTACGGTAGATACGCCAAGTACAAAAGAAATTGAGCAACATTTTCAGGATGAATCTGTTTCCGATTTAAAAGATGAAGTTTTGGATTTGTGCATGAAACCACCTGAATCACCACCTACCAACATTTTTAGCATGCCAGAGCAAAATGAACTCAATGGTATGGTCATTGAagaagatgatgatgatgaagatgatgatgaATCAAAATTGGTAATAgctgaaaatgataaaatagaaaCTGATTATCAAATGGATTCTGATCTTGTGGTTATTAGCGAAGAACATAATTCTTCCAATGGACAAATTGATGAAAATATAGATACACATTCCCTGCCACCACTACCACCAAGTGTACACACTAATATTGAATTAGAGTGCAAAAGTTCATCTCAAGTAAAAAGAGATATAAGTATACCAAAAGATACAGATGATGAAAGTACTACATCTTGTAATGAAAGCATTCAAAATGCTCTTATTCAAAGTTTCCAAATGTATTCACATTTTGAAAACCATTCGAGTCAAAATAGACTTTATATGgataatattgatgaaaatacaaAATCTGGTTTTGAATTTGATTCAAATTCAAGATCGCCTACAGATGAAGATAGAGAAATCATTGAAACCGGAACTAAGCTTTCCATTAATGTACCTTCGATTAATGATAAGCCTAAAATATGTGattttgaagttgaaaatgTTAAAGTAAAAATTGAGAAAGAAAAAACTATGGTGCTACCAGAATTACAATGTAGAGAAGAAATAGTAGATGAAGATACTCTCAATAACGCTTTAGTTATAGAGTACAATCGTAAAGCTGCAGAATATGACATTCATAAGCCTAGTACTAGTAAAGGTTTCTTTGATTCGATAAATCAACCAGGAACGAGCAAAGATAGTTTCTATGAAACTGACACTAGTAGTGACACAAAAAATAGTTTCTTTGAAGCTAGTCAAACAGTCAAAAATGTCATTTTTGATACAAACGTCCCAGGAAAAAGTAGTTTATTTGATCCCAATATTCCTAGTTGTAGTAGCAAAGATTTCTATGATCAAAATATTCCAAGTACTAGCAAAAGCAGTTTTTATGAAAACTCTTTGCCTAGTACTAGCAAAAGTTTTTATAATCCTGAATCTGATGTAAATAGTGTTCTATTTTGTGAAGAAACCATACCAGGCAGTCCAACTGGCACATCAGAAGAACAATATGATcaagaagaaagaaaaaaagcTCTTCAAGCACTTTATGAAGAGAGAGAAGCAGCTTCAGCTATGTATGCTATGAATCAATCTTTTCGTAGACCAATGATTACATTGATGGGTGCTACGGAAGAAGAAATGGAAGAATATACTAATATTCtacaaaa AGATGGTGCTCTACTTGATCAAAGACATTTACAGTTCTTAGCTGAGATTTCTAGTAGGAATcttggtataaatataaatgaaccaTCAGTTACGGAATCACTTGAAAGAGAACCAGAGACAATAGTTGAGA AAATAGTTAAACCACCAGAAAAACTACAATCCAAGCGCAGAATTAGCAGTCATGAACAACCATCAAAACGCTGTAAATTGTCTACTACTACTGCTCCTACACCTTCag